One genomic window of Pelagicoccus enzymogenes includes the following:
- a CDS encoding sugar phosphate isomerase/epimerase family protein, with product MPTIKSLPLALASLSILVGSLSAAPKLGLQSWTCRNMSFEETVEFAAANGIEYVQFFSRHLDPNDSEEANLKKLAFLNKHGVKAYTIGVSRTTLEKEDNRKLFELAKLFGMELIVVEPGDQMIWGNLEELAIEYDIKVVVHNHGRGSTYGNPSTVKHILAERDHRIGVCMDIGWVTAAGFDAAATYRNYGDRIYDMHLKDKRLDYPEGELKLTDTFIGLGNSNYDELFEEILEDGWSGVMAIETDSKEFAEDPTEFVKAAKLFFESHVHEHAH from the coding sequence ATGCCCACGATCAAGTCACTCCCCTTGGCGCTTGCGTCACTCTCGATTTTAGTTGGCAGCCTGTCGGCTGCGCCGAAGCTTGGATTGCAGTCCTGGACTTGCAGGAACATGAGCTTCGAGGAAACGGTGGAGTTCGCGGCAGCGAACGGCATCGAGTACGTACAGTTTTTCAGCCGTCATTTGGATCCCAACGATTCGGAGGAGGCGAACCTCAAGAAGCTGGCATTCCTCAACAAGCATGGCGTGAAGGCTTACACCATTGGAGTGAGCCGCACGACTTTGGAGAAGGAAGACAACCGCAAGCTTTTCGAGTTGGCCAAGCTTTTCGGCATGGAGCTGATCGTGGTAGAACCTGGCGACCAGATGATCTGGGGAAACCTTGAGGAATTGGCGATCGAGTACGACATCAAGGTCGTGGTACACAATCATGGCCGTGGTTCGACCTATGGAAACCCTTCCACGGTGAAGCATATTTTAGCGGAGCGGGATCACCGGATAGGAGTGTGCATGGATATCGGCTGGGTTACGGCTGCAGGCTTCGACGCGGCCGCGACGTATCGGAATTATGGGGACAGGATCTACGACATGCACTTGAAGGACAAGCGTTTGGACTATCCAGAAGGAGAACTGAAGTTGACCGATACATTCATTGGCTTGGGCAACAGCAACTACGACGAGCTTTTCGAGGAGATCTTGGAGGATGGCTGGTCAGGCGTGATGGCGATCGAAACGGACAGCAAGGAGTTTGCCGAAGACCCGACTGAATTCGTGAAGGCGGCCAAGCTCTTCTTCGAGTCTCACGTGCACGAGCACGCGCACTAG
- a CDS encoding sigma-54-dependent transcriptional regulator: MPNTATQRILIADDNKDVLQAIRLALKSEGYQADCVSNPADALKRIEQNEYATALIDLNYHLDTTSGKEGIELLGKIREKEPDLPVVVMTAWASIDVAVECMRNGANDFLQKPWDDERLLAIVRTQLRLNQAQLQSQRLKEENRTLRPNKASGFIAQSRAMRPVLELIESVADSDASILITGENGTGKGVIANLIHQQSGKADHPFISVNMGGIPDGVFESELFGHVKGAFTDAKENRIGRFELAASGTLFLDEVANMPVAQQQKLLRALETREFERVGSSRTQKFDARLVVATNADLQAEVDAGRFRMDLLYRLNTITIHLPPLRERVEDIEPLANSFLKKYSKKYRKSGLAFSATALDTMKSYEWPGNIRELDHCLERAVLTSRKEEIGVPELGLRANTASPASSNLDDMSLEEVEAYLIRRTLSRCGGKANDAAKELGLSRSAFYRRMQRYGL; encoded by the coding sequence ATGCCAAATACAGCGACTCAGCGAATCCTCATCGCGGACGACAACAAGGACGTGCTCCAGGCCATCCGCCTCGCCCTGAAATCCGAGGGCTATCAGGCCGACTGCGTGAGCAACCCCGCCGACGCCCTCAAGCGCATCGAGCAAAACGAATACGCCACCGCTCTCATCGACCTCAACTACCACCTGGATACCACCTCCGGCAAGGAAGGCATCGAACTCCTCGGCAAGATTCGCGAGAAAGAACCCGACCTGCCTGTCGTCGTGATGACCGCTTGGGCCAGTATCGACGTCGCTGTAGAGTGCATGAGAAACGGGGCCAACGACTTCCTACAAAAGCCTTGGGACGACGAGCGCCTGCTCGCCATCGTGCGCACGCAGCTACGCCTCAACCAAGCCCAGCTCCAATCCCAGAGGCTCAAAGAAGAAAACCGTACCCTCCGTCCCAACAAGGCTTCCGGCTTCATCGCCCAGTCACGGGCCATGCGCCCCGTTCTCGAACTCATCGAATCCGTGGCCGACTCCGACGCGTCCATTCTCATCACCGGCGAAAACGGCACCGGCAAAGGCGTCATTGCAAACCTAATACACCAGCAGTCCGGCAAAGCGGACCACCCCTTTATCTCAGTCAATATGGGAGGCATACCGGATGGAGTCTTCGAATCCGAACTTTTCGGGCATGTCAAAGGGGCCTTCACCGACGCTAAGGAGAACCGTATCGGCCGTTTCGAGCTCGCCGCCTCCGGGACCCTATTCCTAGACGAGGTCGCCAACATGCCCGTCGCCCAACAGCAAAAGCTGCTCCGCGCCCTAGAGACTCGAGAGTTCGAACGCGTAGGTTCATCCCGTACCCAGAAATTCGATGCGCGGCTCGTGGTCGCCACCAACGCCGACCTGCAAGCCGAAGTCGACGCCGGTCGCTTCCGCATGGACCTGCTCTACCGCCTCAACACCATTACCATCCACCTCCCGCCTCTGCGCGAACGCGTGGAAGACATCGAGCCCCTCGCCAACTCCTTCCTCAAGAAATACTCGAAGAAATACCGCAAGTCCGGCCTCGCGTTTTCCGCCACCGCCCTCGACACCATGAAAAGCTACGAGTGGCCCGGCAACATCCGCGAGCTCGACCACTGCCTCGAACGGGCCGTCCTCACCAGCCGCAAAGAGGAGATCGGCGTCCCCGAACTGGGACTGCGCGCCAATACCGCCAGTCCCGCCAGCAGCAACCTGGACGACATGAGTCTCGAGGAGGTCGAAGCCTACCTCATCCGCCGTACCCTTTCCCGCTGCGGCGGCAAAGCCAACGATGCAGCCAAAGAGCTCGGCCTCAGCCGTTCCGCCTTCTACCGTCGCATGCAACGCTACGGCTTATAG
- a CDS encoding PAS domain-containing sensor histidine kinase, which produces MIDNGKDYGAPDGGVCGTADARLVQCMSSLLEGRGVLGDSSLGLVFSYPDLRVAFVNAIGQKILSPVFEGGSLSEDFVLSDVVSLQSRRIFDSQVFPMLQVSGAWSGTLTLRDLWGGDIPAEVTFWRNSPDDGLEGRYLFLQGEPLTHSTFKTMRGWKERELLFALLGHTKDAIYFKDKESRFLRASDSLIRRFGLKYPHEVIGKTDFHFFGVAHASASYEDEQRILETGEPILDKEEKEVWGDQSVTWASTTKLPFYDAEGNLVGTFGISRDITRKKCEEEVRKDLELRLQLAQRLEAIGSLAAGVAHEINTPTQFVADNVKFLGDAFADIGNVFSCVDSLLNRVKGIQEVDAERVALEEAMELADMGFLKEEIPQTIEQSLAGLGQIAKIVGSMKEFSYPSSPEKTKSDLNRAIENTLNVSRNEWKGVAEIDLQLDADLPEVSCIVDQVNQVVLNLLVNAAHAIAATDSRVGAIGLKTRVEGTCVCIEVSDTGIGMAEEVKSRIFEPFFTTKDVGKGTGQGLAMVRNIVVNTHGGRIDCESEVGKGSTFRVFLPIEDVDSSAV; this is translated from the coding sequence ATGATTGATAACGGAAAGGATTACGGAGCTCCCGACGGGGGTGTGTGCGGTACGGCGGATGCTCGCTTGGTGCAGTGTATGAGTTCGCTCTTGGAAGGGCGGGGCGTATTAGGAGACAGTTCCTTGGGGCTAGTTTTTTCTTATCCGGACCTGAGGGTCGCCTTCGTGAACGCGATCGGGCAGAAGATTTTGAGCCCGGTTTTCGAGGGCGGTAGCTTGTCGGAGGATTTCGTTTTGTCGGATGTGGTTTCCTTACAGTCGCGGCGGATCTTCGACTCGCAGGTTTTTCCGATGCTGCAGGTTTCGGGAGCTTGGAGCGGAACGCTTACCTTGCGGGATTTGTGGGGCGGGGACATTCCGGCGGAGGTTACTTTTTGGCGGAATTCGCCGGATGACGGGCTGGAGGGGCGATACCTTTTCCTGCAGGGAGAGCCGCTGACGCATTCGACTTTCAAGACGATGAGAGGGTGGAAGGAGAGAGAGCTCTTGTTCGCTCTGCTGGGGCACACGAAGGACGCCATTTACTTCAAGGACAAGGAGAGCCGCTTCCTGCGGGCGAGCGATAGCCTGATCCGGCGCTTCGGGCTGAAGTATCCGCACGAGGTGATTGGCAAGACTGACTTCCATTTTTTTGGGGTGGCCCATGCGTCCGCTTCCTACGAGGACGAGCAGAGGATCCTCGAAACGGGTGAGCCGATACTGGACAAGGAGGAGAAGGAAGTCTGGGGGGACCAGTCGGTCACTTGGGCTTCTACCACGAAGCTCCCGTTTTACGATGCGGAAGGAAATCTAGTGGGGACCTTTGGCATTTCGCGGGACATCACGCGCAAGAAGTGCGAGGAGGAGGTACGAAAGGACTTGGAACTTCGATTACAGCTGGCCCAGCGATTAGAGGCTATCGGGTCTTTGGCGGCGGGTGTCGCCCACGAGATTAACACCCCGACGCAGTTCGTTGCCGATAACGTGAAGTTTCTGGGCGACGCATTTGCGGACATCGGGAACGTGTTCAGTTGTGTAGATAGTTTGCTGAATCGCGTGAAGGGTATCCAGGAGGTGGATGCAGAGAGGGTGGCTCTGGAGGAGGCAATGGAATTGGCCGACATGGGATTCCTAAAGGAGGAAATTCCACAAACGATCGAGCAAAGCTTAGCTGGACTGGGGCAGATCGCGAAAATTGTTGGATCGATGAAGGAATTCTCGTATCCGTCCTCTCCGGAAAAGACTAAGTCGGACTTGAATCGGGCGATCGAAAACACCTTGAACGTTTCGCGGAATGAGTGGAAAGGAGTGGCGGAGATCGATCTGCAGTTGGATGCGGATTTGCCGGAGGTTTCGTGCATTGTAGACCAGGTTAATCAAGTGGTGTTGAACTTGCTGGTGAACGCGGCCCACGCTATCGCGGCGACGGATTCGCGGGTGGGCGCTATTGGTCTAAAGACGCGGGTGGAGGGAACCTGCGTTTGTATTGAAGTGAGCGATACGGGGATCGGGATGGCGGAAGAGGTGAAGTCACGCATCTTTGAGCCGTTTTTCACTACGAAGGACGTGGGCAAGGGGACAGGGCAAGGGCTTGCGATGGTACGTAATATCGTAGTGAATACGCATGGGGGAAGGATCGATTGCGAAAGCGAAGTGGGCAAAGGTTCCACCTTTCGGGTGTTCTTGCCGATCGAGGACGTGGATTCGAGCGCAGTCTGA
- a CDS encoding MFS transporter yields the protein MRSLNAQFFLLFGSFAAVQPYIALLFKERGLHEEQIGYALGISGWAIMLSPALVTLIADTRVSPGRLLAGLSLLTAGTVVAMLLSTSYWMLAACYFAMTLCVTAMMPLLDGVTFGIQKLQRELGEKPLEYSQVRVWGTYGYVGILALLFFPIRMTGDVSLPIWAGVFCFGILFVNTWFLPQRGKRELAKRSKGLPTGEALKALFSKRSASFTVAMFLLLCASAGYHTMYPVFLVEDLGLARHWLGIVILSGALIEVFCILALTRLEKRWGLRAVMLGGVAFTVVRFSLMYAFPVLWVAIGAQVFHGAMICSMMVIPPNVVNGLANESNRNSIQGVYTMLVVGSSRFVGTAISGHVAGVDQRLIYLMCAGLAVAAFALLWKGFRPQAA from the coding sequence ATGCGCTCTCTTAACGCTCAGTTTTTTCTTTTGTTCGGCTCCTTTGCGGCGGTTCAGCCGTATATCGCTTTGCTGTTCAAGGAGCGCGGGTTGCACGAGGAGCAGATTGGCTATGCTCTGGGGATTTCCGGCTGGGCGATTATGTTGAGTCCAGCTTTGGTAACCTTGATCGCGGACACTCGCGTATCGCCGGGGCGGCTTCTAGCAGGCTTGAGCCTTTTGACGGCGGGCACGGTGGTCGCGATGCTGTTGTCGACAAGCTATTGGATGCTGGCGGCTTGTTACTTTGCGATGACTCTTTGTGTTACGGCCATGATGCCCTTGCTCGACGGAGTGACCTTCGGCATTCAGAAACTGCAAAGGGAACTGGGTGAGAAGCCATTGGAATACAGTCAAGTGCGGGTGTGGGGAACTTATGGATACGTAGGGATACTTGCCTTGCTGTTTTTTCCGATCCGCATGACGGGAGATGTTAGCTTGCCGATTTGGGCGGGCGTTTTTTGCTTTGGCATCCTTTTTGTGAATACGTGGTTTTTGCCTCAGCGGGGGAAACGGGAATTGGCGAAGCGTTCGAAGGGGCTTCCCACGGGAGAGGCGTTGAAGGCATTGTTCAGCAAGCGTTCCGCGTCGTTCACGGTCGCAATGTTTTTGCTGCTCTGCGCTTCCGCGGGCTATCATACGATGTATCCCGTTTTTTTAGTGGAGGACCTGGGGCTTGCCCGGCATTGGCTGGGCATCGTCATTTTGTCGGGCGCATTGATCGAAGTGTTTTGCATCCTGGCCCTCACTCGTCTGGAAAAACGTTGGGGCTTGCGAGCGGTCATGTTGGGAGGGGTCGCGTTCACGGTCGTTCGTTTTTCGTTGATGTACGCTTTCCCGGTTTTGTGGGTGGCGATTGGCGCCCAGGTTTTTCACGGGGCCATGATCTGCTCGATGATGGTGATTCCGCCAAACGTTGTGAACGGGCTCGCGAACGAATCGAACCGGAATTCGATTCAAGGCGTTTATACGATGCTGGTGGTGGGCAGTAGTCGTTTTGTGGGTACGGCGATTTCTGGCCATGTGGCCGGCGTCGATCAACGCCTGATCTATCTCATGTGCGCTGGTTTGGCTGTAGCTGCCTTCGCTTTGCTATGGAAAGGGTTTCGGCCGCAGGCGGCGTGA
- the dmeF gene encoding CDF family Co(II)/Ni(II) efflux transporter DmeF, protein MANHVPSLTHTHTFGQDKQKSGEKRTLVVIAITLVMMVVEITAGTVFGSMALLADGLHMASHSAALAITAFAYIYARKNAANPKFSFGTGKVNSLGGFTGALLLAGFALMMAWESVDRLLNPVEIQFNWAIGVAIIGLVVNGASMFILGDHHHHHGHGHDHHHHGHHHHDHHHEGHEHDQNLRSAYLHVMADALTSVTAIFALLAAKYFGWIWMDPVMGIIGSALVANWSIGLIRSSSRTLLDYQAPQEAIDAVSQAIETETEKVTDLHLWSIGPGIYSAMLTIVAERPATPNIYKARIPQDLGIVHVTIEVHPKD, encoded by the coding sequence ATGGCCAACCACGTCCCATCACTCACCCACACCCACACCTTCGGACAAGACAAGCAAAAGTCCGGCGAGAAACGCACCCTGGTCGTCATCGCCATCACCTTGGTGATGATGGTTGTCGAAATCACCGCCGGCACCGTTTTCGGCTCCATGGCCCTGCTCGCCGACGGCCTGCACATGGCCTCCCACAGCGCCGCCCTCGCCATCACTGCCTTCGCCTACATCTACGCTCGCAAGAACGCCGCCAATCCAAAGTTCAGCTTCGGCACCGGCAAAGTGAACTCCTTAGGCGGCTTCACCGGCGCCCTGCTGCTCGCAGGCTTCGCCCTCATGATGGCATGGGAGAGCGTCGACCGACTCCTCAACCCAGTAGAAATCCAATTCAACTGGGCCATCGGCGTCGCCATCATCGGTCTTGTCGTCAACGGAGCCAGCATGTTCATCCTCGGCGACCATCACCACCACCACGGGCATGGGCACGACCATCATCACCACGGGCACCATCACCACGACCACCATCACGAAGGCCACGAGCACGATCAAAACCTGCGCTCCGCTTACTTGCACGTCATGGCCGACGCCTTGACCTCCGTTACCGCCATATTCGCCCTCCTCGCAGCCAAATACTTCGGCTGGATATGGATGGACCCCGTCATGGGCATCATCGGCTCCGCTCTCGTTGCCAACTGGTCAATCGGGCTCATCCGCAGCTCCAGCCGTACCTTGCTTGACTACCAGGCCCCGCAAGAGGCGATCGACGCCGTGAGTCAAGCGATCGAAACCGAAACCGAAAAAGTAACCGACCTCCACCTGTGGTCCATCGGTCCAGGGATCTACAGCGCCATGCTCACCATCGTAGCCGAGCGCCCCGCCACGCCCAACATCTACAAAGCCCGCATTCCGCAAGACCTCGGCATCGTGCACGTAACCATCGAGGTCCACCCGAAAGACTAG